CTAACGTTCCCTTTTTTATTATTTAACCGAAGTTCCGTCCGGTATTTCTTCTGTTGCCAGTTTCACCAGCTGCGTACTATCCGAAATCGCTCCGAATACCTCTACCCGATCTTCCAGGACACGTCCTTTCTGAACCGGTAAACGGCTGGTTTTATGGTCTGCTACAACAATCACAAAAGTACCTTCACTGGAAGTTACCACAGCAGTTTTAGGCACTACATACGTACTGTCTTTTGCCGTTAACGGCAGCTGTACTTCGGCAACCATCCCCGGAAGCAGCTTGTTGCCGGCATTGATCACATCCATTTCCACTCTTTCGGAGCGCAGCTTGCTGTCCAGAGCACCGGACATACGCGCAATCGTTGCCGAAAAGGTTTGTCCCGGCAGCGATTTAACCGAAAACTGCAACGCACTACCGTTCTTTAAATACCCGGAATACTGCTCCGGAACATATACAGAAAGACGCAGTTTGTTTTGCTGCTGAATCGTCATCAACGGCGCTTCCGAACCTTTCCCTGCCGGACCAACGTAAGCTCCGTGGTTTACGTTACGTGTTGCCACTACTCCGTCAAACGGCGCTCTGATCTGCAAATACCCCAATAAGGTCTGTATTTCCGTATAAGCCGCTTTTGCGGCCTGATATTGGGCAAAATCGGAATTCTTTCGCGCTTCGGCCACTTCCAGGTCGTTACGGGAAACCGTTCCTTCC
This region of Flavobacterium inviolabile genomic DNA includes:
- a CDS encoding efflux RND transporter periplasmic adaptor subunit, which codes for MRNNLAKAIVFLGTTALVAGCQTSAKQNDAVAEKLPVIETFVPKKEILTTELRMPAEITGFQQVDIYAKVSCYVKELKADIGSQVKKGQLLMLLEAPELSSQLAAAQSRLRSQEAVYTASRSTYNRLFETSKVEGTVSRNDLEVAEARKNSDFAQYQAAKAAYTEIQTLLGYLQIRAPFDGVVATRNVNHGAYVGPAGKGSEAPLMTIQQQNKLRLSVYVPEQYSGYLKNGSALQFSVKSLPGQTFSATIARMSGALDSKLRSERVEMDVINAGNKLLPGMVAEVQLPLTAKDSTYVVPKTAVVTSSEGTFVIVVADHKTSRLPVQKGRVLEDRVEVFGAISDSTQLVKLATEEIPDGTSVK